In one Fusarium falciforme chromosome 5, complete sequence genomic region, the following are encoded:
- a CDS encoding Cleavage and polyadenylation specificity factor subunit 2: protein MFTFCPLQGALSESPASQSLLELDGGVKVLVDLGWDESFDVGKLKEIEKQVTTLSLILVTHATASHLAAYAHCCKNIPQFTRIPVYATRPVIDLGRTLIQDLYNSSPAAATTIPQSSLSETAYSFAQTATTAQNLLLQSPTNEDIARYFSLIQPLKYSQPHQPLPSPFSPPLNGLTITAYNSGHTLGGTIWHIQHGLESIVYAVDWNQARENVFAGAAWLGGAGGGGAEVIEQLRKPTALICSSRGADRTAQAGGRAKRDEQLIDTIKACVTRGGTVLIPVDSSARVLELSYLLEHAWRTDAASEDGVLKAAKLYLAGRNMSSTMRYARSMLEWMDDSIVQEFEAFAEGQRKVNGAGDKKEGGPFDFKYLRLLERKAQIARLLSHGFENVETEGRVILASDSSIEWGFSKDLIKGLARDSRNLVILTDKPGLSKDDKPSIARTLWDWWKERKDGVSVEQTSSGDNIELVYAGGRELEIREAQRQALEGDELAVYQQWLATQRQLQATQQSGGAAGLEASADVVDDASSESSSDSEDEDGEQQGKALNVSTTIGQAGRKNVVLKDEDLGINVLIKKKGVHDFDSRGKKGRERTFPIAIRRKRHDDFGELIRPEDYLRAEEKEEDGQDNANMEATDDKLGKKRRWDDVAKNGAGANKRQQTTRAGSVDDAEAGAGDGFVPDELDNVEDIEPEEPTGPCKLSYQTETVTANLRIAYVDFSGLHDKRSLNMLIPLIKPRKLILVGGGRDETLALAEDCRRALGGDAADGDGSSERTVDVYTPEIGTLVDASVDTNAWVVKLADSLVKKIKWQNVRGLGIVTITGQLLATKLDDAPAGDQDAANKRQKTEESSTTALSTVVASPMPTLDVLPANLVSAVRSAAQPLHVGDLRLADLRRAMQSAGHTAEFRGEGTLVVDGTVAVRKTATGRVEVESVGMPTARRSTFYEVRKVIYDNLAVVTGA, encoded by the exons ATGTTCACTTTTTGCCCCCTCCAGGGCGCCCTCTCCGAGTCGCCCGCTTCGCAGtcccttcttgagcttgatggAGGCGTGAAAGTGCTGGTCGATCTAGGATGGGACGAATCATTCGACGTTGGAAAactcaaggagattgagaa ACAAGTCACGACTCTCTCCCTCATTCTCGTTACGCATGCGACTGCATCTCATCTCGCTGCCTACGCACACTGCTGCAAGAATATACCACAGTTCACACGCATCCCCGTATATGCGACACGGCCTGTTATCGACCTTGGCCGCACCCTTATTCAAGACCTCTACAACTCGAGCCCTGCTGCGGCGACGACCATCCCACAGAGTTCACTGTCCGAGACTGCCTACTCGTTCGCCCAGACCGCTACGACGGCGCaaaacctcctcctccagtcCCCGACCAACGAAGATATTGCGCGATACTTTTCTCTAATCCAACCGCTTAAATACTCGCAGCCACACCAACCTCTTCCTTCACCCTTTTCACCACCGCTAAACGGCTTGACGATTACTGCATACAACTCTGGACATACCCTCGGTGGCACAATATGGCATATCCAGCACGGCCTGGAGTCGATCGTGTACGCTGTGGACTGGAATCAAGCGCGTGAAAATGTGTTTGCCGGCGCAGCTTGGCTGGGAGGTGCTGGAGGCGGCGGTGCTGAGGTCATTGAGCAGCTACGGAAGCCAACTGCGCTGATCTGCAGCAGCCGGGGCGCCGACAGGACTGCCCAGGCTGGTGGTCGTGCCAAGCGAGACGAGCAGTTGATTGATACCATCAAGGCATGTGTGACGCGAGGAGGCACGGTTCTTATCCCTGTGGACTCGAGTGCTAGAGTTCTAGAACTATCATACCTGCTGGAACATGCGTGGCGGACAGACGCTGCCTCTGAGGATGGCGTGCTGAAGGCAGCTAAGCTATACTTGGCTGGCCGCAACATGTCGAGCACAATGCGATATGCCCGGAGTATGCTTGAGTGGATGGACGATAGCATCGTCCAGGAATTCGAGGCCTTTGCTGAGGGTCAGAGAAAGGTCAACGGTGCTggagacaagaaggagggggGACCATTCGATTTCAAATACCTACGACTGCTTGAACGAAAGGCCCAGATCGCGCGACTACTGAGCCACGGCTTTGAGAACGTCGAGACGGAGGGACGTGTGATTCTGGCGAGCGACAGCAGCATTGAGTGGGGATTCTCTAAAGACCTGATCAAGGGGCTGGCTAGAGACTCGAGGAACTTGGTCATCCTGACAGATAAGCCAGGTCTGTCAAAAGACGACAAGCCATCGATTGCGAGGACGCTCTGGGACTGGTGGAAGGAACGCAAAGACGGCGTTTCGGTGGAGCAGACCAGCAGCGGAGACAACATCGAGCTTGTGTATGCTGGTGGACGAGAGTTGGAGATTCGTGAGGCTCAACGACAGGCACTGGAGGGTGACGAGTTGGCAGTCTACCAACAATGGCTGGCAACTCAGAGACAACTCCAGGCGACACAACAGAGCGGTGGCGCGGCTGGACTTGAGGCATCAGCTGACGTCGTTGATGATGCCTCGTCGGAATCATCATCTGACTctgaagacgaggatggtgagcagcaaggcaaggcgCTTAATGTTTCAACAACAATCGGACAAGCTGGCCGGAAGAACGTTGTtctcaaggacgaggaccTCGGAATCAATGtgctcatcaagaagaagggcgttCATGACTTTGACTCGCGCGGAAAGAAAGGTAGAGAACGGACGTTCCCTATTGCGATCCGCAGGAAGCGCCATGACGACTTTGGAGAGCTCATTCGGCCCGAGGATTACCTCCGCgcagaggagaaggaagaggatggcCAAGATAACGCCAACATGGAGGCCACAGACGACAAGCTCGGCAAGAAGCGCAGATGGGACGACGTGGCCAAGAACGGAGCCGGAGCCAACAAGCGTCAACAGACCACAAGAGCCGGCTCtgttgatgatgctgaagcTGGCGCAGGCGACGGCTTTGTCCCCGATGAACTCGACAATGTGGAGGATATCGAGCCTGAGGAGCCAACAGGGCCATGCAAGCTTTCATATCAGACCGAGACCGTCACAGCCAACCTACGCATCGCGTATGTCGACTTCAGCGGTCTGCACGACAAGCGCAGTCTCAACATGCTGATCCCGTTGATCAAGCCCCGGAAGCTCATCCTGGTTGGCGgtggacgagacgagacactCGCCCTGGCTGAAGACTGCCGTCGAGCTCTGGGAGGCGATGCCGCTGACGGCGATGGGTCAAGTGAGCGTACAGTCGATGTGTATACACCTGAAATAGGCACTCTGGTGGATGCCAGCGTTGACACCAACGCTTGGGtcgtcaagctcgccgactctctcgtcaagaagatcaagtggCAGAACGTTCGCGGGTTGGGTATTGTCACCATCACTGGCCAACTTCTAGCCACCAAGCTTGACGACGCTCCAGCGGGAGATCAAGACGCAGCCAACAAGCGTCAGAAGACCGAGGAAAGCTCGACAACAGCCCTCAGCACCGTCGTGGCGTCTCCCATGCCTACTCTTGACGTCCTCCCCGCCAACCTTGTCTCGGCCGTGCGATCTGCCGCCCAGCCGCTACACGTGGGTGACCTGCGTCTTGCGGATCTACGACGTGCCATGCAGTCTGCGGGACACACGGCTGAGTTCCGCGGCGAGGGTACACTCGTCGTCGACGGAACCGTGGCAGTCCGCAAGACGGCGACAGGACGTGTCGAGGTGGAGAGTGTCGGCATGCCCACTGCTCGCCGAAGCACGTTCTACGAGGTGCGCAAGGTGATTTACGACAACCTGGCCGTCGTCACTGGTGCATAG
- a CDS encoding PIPK domain-containing protein: MPSFLNNEDNSAIFSNNPDIVNLDPTNQFGLATTKERVNGGSIRHTRSDTINESFDESSISSTHASDVSEPTPTPMNGNGTRPTSMSSISNGQSVTAIYPPRQDDETDVFRQKPMPNGTATLPDRTYRPSADTNGTGPVMTSSNGHQYPTTLSKPLPSEPPAEETYEKPPSRSLDAPTTAPPPPPEPRGSQSQTALPTTAHRLSSPPVYVSGNTAGSSPGLLQAPGPGGLKQRNTLDVPKHTPGRGSRDGMDTAQASGRFSPTGAPATGGRRPSLSLGRRPTRSMQSDAPRDEIIPDEDALRWTEAVRAKRASKRRKKEEEDDERVIVGTKVDETHANWVTAYNMLTGIRVSVSRTNAKLDRELTDADFETKQKSTFDIAGNELVPSAKYDFKFKDYAPWVFRRLRSLFRLDPADYLMSLTGKYILSELGSPGKSGSFFYFSRDYKYIIKTIHHAEHKFLRKILKEYYQHVKENPNTLLSQFYGLHRVKMPYGKKIHFVVMNNLFPPHRDIHTTFDLKGSTIGRDYREEDLEKNPRATLKDLNWMRRQRNLELGIRKKQLFLEQLQRDVVLLKRLQIMDYSLLVGIHDVSRGNEENLRDKTLQVFNPGGEKAPDDDPASVLLRTPSKLENARKARELRQMIRQERPVPMGQSANKMPDELEEGHNRSGFVFNQDDGGFRATHEDNSPADEIYYLGVIDCLTHYGIIKKIEHFWKGLSSDRSQISALPPDQYGDRFYHFIEGVTMSSEEAHREAERRDQEMIEAQGSGQRVSSWNSRRRSSQAIPPMPTHVPPPPPGPRSPEAQETVEKASREAERAERHGHTENQAPDRVLTTAGSRGDARDSIQHEPILPVVEEAGENGRDDSRPETPPKDMNKSLPPTRAPPPTPPKSGYQKPDSADSGYAGVNHRTGPVDHVSMLRNSLDKELPPLPRKGETNDSGVRMVA; encoded by the exons ATGCCATCGTTTCTCAACAACGAGGACAATtcggccatcttctccaacaaccccgacatcgtcaacctcgacccCACAAACCAGTTCGGCCTCGCGACCACCAAGGAGAGGGTGAATGGGGGTTCCATCCGCCACACCCGATCCGACACCATCAATGAGAGCTTCGACGAGagctccatctcatccactCACGCCTCCGACGTCTCCGAGCCCACGCCGACGCCTATGAATGGCAACGGCACGAGGCCCACGAGCAtgagctccatctccaacggcCAGTCCGTTACAGCCATCTACCCTCCTCGCCAAGATGACGAAACCGACGTCTTCCGCCAAAAGCCCATGCCCAATGGCACCGCGACTCTACCCGACCGCACATATCGACCCTCGGCCGATACTAATGGTACCGGCCCCGTCATGACATCGAGCAACGGCCATCAGTATCCCACCACACTATCAAAACCTCTGCCTTCTGAGCCCCCAGCGGAGGAGACCTATGAAAAGCCCCCGAGCAGGAGCCTCGATGCCCCGACCACAGCCCCTCCACCCCCCCCTGAGCCGCGTGGCTCACAATCGCAAACAGCATTGCCAACCACCGCTCACCGGTTGTCATCCCCGCCCGTCTACGTTTCTGGTAACACTGCAGGTTCGTCGCCAGGACTCCTTCAGGCTCCCGGCCCAGGCGGCCTCAAGCAGAGAAACACACTCGACGTGCCAAAGCATACACCTGGTCGAGGCTCCAGGGATGGTATGGATACGGCACAGGCCAGTGGCCGCTTCTCTCCGACCGGCGCTCCTGCGACTGGTGGCCGACGGCCATCTCTGAGCTTGGGTAGAAGACCAACCAGATCGATGCAGTCGGACGCACCCCGAGATGAGATCATTCCAGATGAGGACGCCCTCCGATGGACAGAAGCAGTACGGGCAAAGCGGGCCAGCAAgcggaggaagaaggaagaggaggatgacgaacGCGTCATTGTCGGCACCAAGGTGGACGAGACCCACGCCAACTGGGTAACGGCCTACAACATGTTGACGGGCATTCGAGTATCAGTCTCACGGACGAATGCAAAGCTCGACCGGGAATTGACTGATGCCGACTTTGAGACTAAGCAGAAGTCGACATTTGATAT TGCCGGTAATGAGCTGGTTCCATCAGCCAAGTATGACTTCAAGTTCAAGGACTACGCCCCTTGGGTTTTCCGCCGTCTACGTTCACTGTTCCGTCTGGACCCTGCCGATTACCTCATGTCCCTCACGGGCAAGTATATCTTGTCAGAGCTTGGTTCTCCTGGCAAGAGTGGCAGCTTTTTCTACTTTTCACGAGATTATAAGTACATCATCAAGACAATCCACCACGCCGAGCACAAGTTTCTCCGAAAGATCTTGAAGGAATACTACCAGCACGTCAAGGAGAACCCCAACACGCTTCTCTCGCAGTTTTACGGCCTGCACCGAGTCAAGATGCCTTATGGCAAAAAGATCCACTTTGTGGTGATGAACAACCTGTTCCCACCACACCGAGACATTCACACCACCTTTGACCTGAAGGGATCAACTATCGGCCGAGACTATAGAGAGGAGGATTTGGAGAAGAACCCACGTGCGACCTTGAAGGATCTGAACTGGATGAGGCGGCAGCGGAACCTGGAGCTAGGCATCCGGAAGAAGCAACTCTTCTTGGAACAACTTCAGAGGGATGTTGTTCTACTAAAACGCCTTCAGATCATGGATTACTCGCTACTGGTTGGCATCCATGATGTCTCGCGGGGCAATGAGGAGAATCTACGTGACAAGACGTTGCAGGTCTTCAACCCTGGTGGTGAGAAAGCCCCTGATGACGACCCTGCGTCGGTCCTCCTCCGCACGCCGTCCAAGTTGGAGAATGCGCGAAAGGCCAGGGAACTACGGCAGATGATCCGTCAGGAGCGACCAGTACCCATGGGTCAATCGGCAAACAAGATGCCggatgagctggaggagggtCACAACCGATCCGGGTTCGTATTTAaccaagatgatggtggaTTCAGGGCAACCCACGAAGACAACAGCCCAGCGGATGAGATTTACTACCTGGGAGTCATCGACTGCCTGACTCAC TACGGAATAATCAAGAAGATTGAGCACTTCTGGAAGGGATTGTCGAGCGACAGGTCACAGATCTCGGCGCTACCGCCTGACCAGTATGGTGATCGGTTCTACCATTTCATCGAAGGGGTGACCATGTCATCCGAGGAGGCTCATCGGGAAGCCGAGAGGAGAGATCAGGAAATGATCGAGGCACAAGGATCGGGCCAGAGGGTCTCGAGCTGGAATTCGCGTCGTAGGTCGTCGCAAGCCATCCCACCCATGCCGACTCATGTTCCTCCCCCGCCCCCTGGTCCTCGCTCTCCGGAAGCTCAAGAGACAGTAGAAAAGGCAAGCAGGGAAGCTGAGCGGGCAGAGAGGCACGGGCACACAGAGAACCAGGCGCCTGACCGAGTCCTGACGACTGCCGGTTCCAGAGGTGACGCGCGTGACTCGATACAGCATGAGCCCATCCTGCCGGTTGTTGAGGAAGCAGGCGAGAATGGCCGAGACGACAGCCGACCCGAGACGCCACCCAAGGATATGAACAAGAGCCTACCTCCGACAAGGGCGCCCCCTCCTACACCACCCAAGTCGGGATACCAGAAGCCGGACAGCGCCGACAGCGGATATGCCGGGGTGAACCACAGAACCGGACCTGTTGACCATGTCTCGATGCTGCGAAATAGCCTCGACAAGGAACTGCCGCCGCTCCCAAGAAAGGGGGAGACGAACGACAGCGGGGTGAGAATGGTGGCATAG